The stretch of DNA CGAACACAATGGTGCCGGTTTTTGATTCTGCCGAAAGCAGTACAGCCAACCAGATAAAATACAGACGCAGGCTAAAAAATAAGACGATGGTCATAGCGACAGGCCACAATCGGTGGCTTAAACGAATAGATGAATCGATAAACTACAGACAAAGATTATTATTTACACACAAATAAACCAAAAAATTGTACACAATTATTTTTGTTTTTGGATTTTTTGTCCGTATTTAGCCCCGTCATAACCCCTACTTCCTAAACCTGTTATGAAGCGTTGTCAACTGATTATCAGCTTTCTGCTCGGCTTGATAGCCGTCCAATGTCAACTTCAGGCGCAATCAGTTCCCGAACGGGTACTGGTGCAGGACGCCTTAGCCGGTCAAACAACGGGGAAACCGCAGGGAGCCGGAGCGTTTGTCGAAGCGGGCGGCTGGCGCAGTGCGGGCGGACGGATTATTTACGATGCAGGCGAAGCCATTGAGCGCGGCTATTTCGAGGCTACCATTCGGGGTATGACGCTACCGGCAGTCGGTGCGGCCAAGTCGAATATTCTATCGGCCTGGGAATCGGGCGAGCCATTCAAATCGGGTAAGGAAAAAGGCAGCAACTGGATGCTGCGGATTGGTACGTCGTGCCATCTTAAGATGCTGGCATTCAGCGACGGATCGGGCACGCGCTACGAAGTCAATGTACCCGACGTAACGGTGCGGGGTGAAGCACACCGTTACCGGATGGAGTGGAACCGGGGGCGGCTGACTTACACCATCGACGGAAAACGATTAGGCGAATTTCCGTTTGCCCGGATGAGCCTGCGGTACTTCGTGATTGGTCTCGACAACTCGTTTGTCAGCGACGCCCTCACCGACCCGGCTCCCATCATTAGCGACGTTCGATTGGTCAGCCAATCCGAACCCATGCCCACTACGCCCGTTGCTACCGAGGTCGTGGAACGATACGGTATTTTTGATAAAATCTTTATTGGTAATTCGTCACAAACCACTGATAGTCAAACAAAAGCGATGTTCACTCGCCATGCGGGCGGCACGTATGAAATTCCGCTTTTTCCTGACGGTGCCAACGGCTGGCGATTCCGCTTCTCACCGGATTCGCCCGGTCGCTGGACGTGGCGCATCCAGTCTGCCGATGCCCGGCTGAATGGGCAAACGGGCGTATTTACCTGCGTACCATCCGACAACCGGGGCGGGGTGATTGTGAAAGGCCACGCGCCCGGTCGCGAGCTGACCTACCAGAATGGGCGTCCGTACTGGCTGATGGGGGAGACAAACTGGGCCGCTTTCCGCGCTGAACCAACCGAAAATCTGACGTTTGACACGTTCCGGCAGTACGTCGATAAGCGGGTTGGTCAGGGCTTTACGTTCCTCCAAACAGCCCTGCTGCCGGGAGGGAGTAACGAAGGTGGTAAACCATTTTTAGACCGGGCCATGACCCAACCCAATCTGGCCTACTGGCAGGCCATTGACCGGCGTGTAAACTACCTGAACCAAAAAGGCATAACACCCCTGCTCGTGCTGGCCTGGGGCGACCGCCAGAACCCGCTCGGTGCTACGGCCTGGTCTGACTTTGCCGATCAAACCGCCCGCGAACGGTATGCTGCATACGTCATTGCCCGCTACTCGGCTTACAACGTAGCGTTTGGCATTGCCGCCGACTGGAACAAGACAGACGACAGCCCCACACAAGCGGCCCGCATGGACCGACTCGGCACGCTGATGCAGCAGACCGATCCGCACCACCGCTGGATTACCATTCTGGGCGATGCGGGTAAAGAGGCCGGGTCGGTGAGTCGGTTTGCCGGGGCATCGTGGATGAGTTTTTATGATTTCCGCAATAGCCTGCAAAACCTGTACGTCCGCAACTACACGTATCAAATCCCCCAGAAAATTACCGTGCATACGGGCTACGCGCCCGTCGATGCTACGCCCGATGCGTTTCGGCACGCCACCTGGGACGTAGTGATGGCCGGTAATTATCCCGTTACGGCTTTTGCCGATACGTACCTCGGCGGGTTGCAGTTCGGCGGCAAATTCGGGGCCGATTCGGCAGCACAACGAGTGAAATTCGAGCAGCTTGCCTTGCTGCGGCATTTTTTTGAAGAGGTAGCACCCAACGGCAACGGACGGGGTGAGTGGTCGTGGATAAAACCCTTCCACCGCTCGTTCCGGGCCGACACGCTGATTCGGGCCGCTATCGGACGTAGTGCCGACGGGCCGCGCCATACTCCGCCCACCGTGATGCACAGCGTATTGGCCAAAGAGGGCAAAGGCTTTACGGCGGTAGTGTATATGCGCGGGCAGGCCGGGCCGCACACGCTGACGCCCCTGCACGACCCCCTCGACCCGGCACCGAAGCTTACGCAGCGGCTCCATTCCATCCATCGCTACAACCCCCGCACGGGCGAGTACGTCCACGAGCGCGACGTAACGGGTACGTCGGCCACGCTCACGCTGACTCCGCCCGACGCGCAGGACTGGGTATTCGTGGTTCAGCGCAAAAACGTCTTCGACCCGCTGGCTGCCAAGTAATTTGTTTGAATCGATTGCCAGCGGATTTGTGCATGTATCCTCTAAACCTTAATCGTTATGAAGTCAGTTTTAGCGATTCAATTTCTGGGGTGTTTTTTTTACACCCTGTTCGTGTGCTTTCCGGCCATCTCCGTCGCCGAAACATCGGGCGCGCAAAAGGCTGCTGCCGCCGACCGCACGGTGAACGGGCGCGTGACCGACGAAACAGGAAGCGGTTTGCCGGGCGTGAGTGTGGCCGTGAAAGGCACCAACCGGGGCACCACTACCGATGCCGAAGGTCGCTACCGTATCGCTGTACCCGACAGCCCCGGAACAATACTTGTCTTTTCGTTTGTGGGGTATCTGGCGCAGGAGGTACGGGTTGGCAACCAGTCTGCCCTCAACGTCAGCCTGCAAATCGATACCAAAGCACTTAGCGAAGTAGTGGTGGTCGGCTATGGCGAACAGAACCGGCGCGACGTAACCGGCTCGGTAGCGTCGATTTCGGCCCGGCAAATCGAGAATGTACCCGTAACCGGCCTCGATCAGGCTCTGACGGGGCAGTTGGCGGGCGTGCAGGTGCAGGAAACTACGGGCGCACCCGGTGGCACCATCAACGTGCGGGTACGGGGCAGCGGCTCAATTGGCGCGGGCAACGAACCGCTGTACGTGGTTGATGGATTTCCGGGCGTAACGAACATCACAGCCATCAATCCCAATGATATTCAGTCGATTGAGGTACTGAAAGACGCCAGCGCGGCTGCCATTTATGGGTCAAGAGGGGCCAACGGCGTTGTAATCATTACGACCAAACAAGGCCGCAATGGACGCACTACGTTCCGGCTGGATACGTACACGGGCTTTCAGAACGTGCTCCGCAAGGTCGACGTGCTGAACGCAACCGAGTACGCTAAATTTCATATCGACTCTAAAAACAACGCCTACGCCGACGCAGGGGGCATTACCGACTTCACAAGGTTCAAAAACTCGCGTCGGCCTATCGGCAATCAGGTGTTGCCGTTGTATCTGCTCAATGATTCCTCGAACGTGATCAACCCGGCGTTGGGGGCTGGTACCGACTGGCAGGATGCCATTTTCCGCACGGCACCGATCAACAACGTTCAGCTAACGGCAACCGGTGGTAATGAACGTACCCGCTTTGCCGTAACGGGCGGCTATTTCAACCAGCAGGGCATTATTGTCAGTTCAGGTTTTCAACGGTACTCCGTCCGGTTAAACCTTGATACCGACCTGACGCGAACGGTAAAATTAGGCATCAATCTGGCTCCAACCTTCAGCCAGCGGCAGATCGTGAATTCAGATGATACCTGGTCGCGGGAGGGGGTGGTACTGACAGCACTGACCATTTCGCCCCACATTCCGCTACAGTTGCCCGATGGCACGTATCCGGGTCAGTATCAGCTTGGAACGCCCGGTTTCAACGCCATGATTAATCCCTATGCCATTGCTACTCAGTACAAGCAGGGTGAGAAAGAATTTACGACAACGGGTCGGCTCTACCTCGACTGGAACCCCCTGCCCGGACTTACGGCCCGCACGTCCATTGGCACCAACGTAGTCAGTTCATCGTATAACGGCTATTATCCGTCGTATCTGGGCCGGGGCGGGTCGGCACCACCGTCGCTGGCGCGGGCCGAAGCTCGCCCGTCGTTGCTATTCAACTGGGTCAATACCAACACACTAACCTATACGCGCTCGCTGGCTGGCAAGCATAATCTGTTGTTCCTGCTGGGCAACGAAACCCAGAAACAGGGCGTTGAGGACACGTATGTACGGGGGGAGAAATTCTCGTCGGATGCCGCGCCTTACGTTGGCGCAGCCGGGTTAATTACCGCTGGTTCGGGTGGTTTGTCGGAGTGGTCGCTGCTGTCGTACTTCGGGCGCGTCACCTACGATTACGCCGGTCGGTATCTGCTCACCTTCAACATCCGGCGCGATGGGTCGAGCCGGTTTGGGCCAAACTACAAATGGGGAACGTTCCCATCGGCTTCGGCGGGCTGGCAGGTGCTTGACGAGCCGTTTATGCAATCGGTAAAACCCGTTGTTTCGGCCCTGAAACTGCGGGCCAGCTACGGGCTGGGTGGCAACAACAACATCGGCAACTACGCCTATCAGGGCCTGCTCTCCGACCAAAACTATATTTTCGGGGCCGGGCTGGGTGAGTTGGTTACGGGGCTGGCCCCTGCCAGTTTGGTCAACCCCGATTTGCGCTGGGAAACCTCGCGGCAGGGCGACGTAGGGATCGATGCCGGTTTTTTCAACGACCGGCTGCAACTGACCGTCGATTACTACGACAAGGTAACGCAGGATTTGCTGTTGAACGTGAACGTACCCCGTATTACGGGCTACCAGCGCATTCTGACCAACATTGGGCGTGTGCGCAATTGGGGCTGGGAGTTTTCGCTCAACTCGCGCAACCTCAAAGGCGGCTCCGGGCTGGAGTGGACGACCAACCTGAACCTGTCGTTCAACCGCAACAAAGTGCTGGCTCTCGGCGCTACCGGCGACCGGATTTTGTCGGGCACGTCGCAGATTTTCGAGTCGCACGTAGTTGAAGTAGGGCAACCGCTGGGTAATTTCTACGGCTATCAGATTCTGGGCGTGTTCAATACGCAGGAAGAAATTAATAACCACGCCCGCTGGGGTTCAGGCCCCGTGACGCGGCCCGGCGATTACAAGTTTCAGGATACCAACGGCGACGGAATTATCAACGCATCGGATCGGACCATTCTGGGCAATGCGTTTCCGAAGCTCATTTACGGCCTGACCAATAATTTCCGCTATCGGGGCATTGAACTGAGCGTACTGATTCAGGGCAACTACGGCAATCAGGTTATTAACGGCACCTCGCGGTTTATGGCCACGCAGCGACCTGGCAACAACCAGTATCGGCGCGTCATCGAAGGCGCGTGGCAATCGCCCGAAAATCCCGGCACGGGATATGCGCGGCTGGGCGGTTCGTCGAACAACATCATCAACATGAACTCGATTTGGGTAGAAGATGGGTCGTTTCTGCGCATCCGAACCGTTTCGCTGGGTTATAACCTGCCCACGGCGTTGCTGAAACCGCTGGGCCTGCGCGGGGGGCGGGTATACGCGCTAATGCAGAACCCGCTGATGCTGAGCAACTACATGGGTTATAATCCCGACGTTAGTTTCAGTGGTCGGGCCGTGCTGAACCCCGGCGTCGATTATGGCACCTATCCGCTGGCCCGCGCCACTACGTTTGGTTTGACTGTAGATTTTTAACCGGCTATCACCATGAAATTCATCCGTTTTTCTTCGGCCCTGCTGTTGCTGACCCTGAGCGGCTGTAGCGAATCGTTTCTGGACCTACAGCCCAACACGCAGGTTTCTACGAATACGTTTTACCAATCGGCGTCTGATTTCCGGACGGCGGTCAATGCGGCCTACGCGGCTCTACAGGCCGACGGACTGTACGGTAGCGTTTACATCCATTTCTCGGAAGTACCCGCCGACAATGCGGGCGTTCAGAACCCCAACGGCGCGGGTGGCATTGCCCAGAACGAGTTCGATCAGTTTGTGGTGACGCCCGTAAACCCCAGCCTGCTGTCGTTTTATTCGGCCAGTTATGCGGCCATTCAGCGGTGCAACATTGTGCTGGGCCGCATCGAAGCCTCGGCAGTTACGCCCGCGCTGAAAAACCAGTTTACCGGTGAAACCAGGTTTATTCGGGGGCTGATGTATTTCAATCTGGTACGGTTTTTCGGCGGGGTGCCGCTGGTACTGAACGAAATCAACGCTGCCGAAGAGGGTTACACCTACACGCGGGCCTCGGCGGATGACGTGTACAAACAGGTTCTGGCCGACCTGACCGATGCCGAAACCAAACTGCCCGTTTCGTATACCGGAGCCGATATTGGCCGGGCCACGAGCGGAGCCGCCAAAGCCCTGCTCGGTAAGGTGTATTTGACCCAGAAAAATTACGCGCAGGCTGTTGTGAAACTCAAAGAGGTGATCGACCTGACCGGTACGGGTGGGCGCGTGTATGACCTGGCTCCCCGTTACATCGACAATTTCGACCCGGCCCGTTCTAATAATTCAGGGCACAAAGAATCCCTATTTGAGATTCAGTACA from Spirosoma montaniterrae encodes:
- a CDS encoding DUF5060 domain-containing protein; the protein is MKRCQLIISFLLGLIAVQCQLQAQSVPERVLVQDALAGQTTGKPQGAGAFVEAGGWRSAGGRIIYDAGEAIERGYFEATIRGMTLPAVGAAKSNILSAWESGEPFKSGKEKGSNWMLRIGTSCHLKMLAFSDGSGTRYEVNVPDVTVRGEAHRYRMEWNRGRLTYTIDGKRLGEFPFARMSLRYFVIGLDNSFVSDALTDPAPIISDVRLVSQSEPMPTTPVATEVVERYGIFDKIFIGNSSQTTDSQTKAMFTRHAGGTYEIPLFPDGANGWRFRFSPDSPGRWTWRIQSADARLNGQTGVFTCVPSDNRGGVIVKGHAPGRELTYQNGRPYWLMGETNWAAFRAEPTENLTFDTFRQYVDKRVGQGFTFLQTALLPGGSNEGGKPFLDRAMTQPNLAYWQAIDRRVNYLNQKGITPLLVLAWGDRQNPLGATAWSDFADQTARERYAAYVIARYSAYNVAFGIAADWNKTDDSPTQAARMDRLGTLMQQTDPHHRWITILGDAGKEAGSVSRFAGASWMSFYDFRNSLQNLYVRNYTYQIPQKITVHTGYAPVDATPDAFRHATWDVVMAGNYPVTAFADTYLGGLQFGGKFGADSAAQRVKFEQLALLRHFFEEVAPNGNGRGEWSWIKPFHRSFRADTLIRAAIGRSADGPRHTPPTVMHSVLAKEGKGFTAVVYMRGQAGPHTLTPLHDPLDPAPKLTQRLHSIHRYNPRTGEYVHERDVTGTSATLTLTPPDAQDWVFVVQRKNVFDPLAAK
- a CDS encoding SusC/RagA family TonB-linked outer membrane protein; amino-acid sequence: MKSVLAIQFLGCFFYTLFVCFPAISVAETSGAQKAAAADRTVNGRVTDETGSGLPGVSVAVKGTNRGTTTDAEGRYRIAVPDSPGTILVFSFVGYLAQEVRVGNQSALNVSLQIDTKALSEVVVVGYGEQNRRDVTGSVASISARQIENVPVTGLDQALTGQLAGVQVQETTGAPGGTINVRVRGSGSIGAGNEPLYVVDGFPGVTNITAINPNDIQSIEVLKDASAAAIYGSRGANGVVIITTKQGRNGRTTFRLDTYTGFQNVLRKVDVLNATEYAKFHIDSKNNAYADAGGITDFTRFKNSRRPIGNQVLPLYLLNDSSNVINPALGAGTDWQDAIFRTAPINNVQLTATGGNERTRFAVTGGYFNQQGIIVSSGFQRYSVRLNLDTDLTRTVKLGINLAPTFSQRQIVNSDDTWSREGVVLTALTISPHIPLQLPDGTYPGQYQLGTPGFNAMINPYAIATQYKQGEKEFTTTGRLYLDWNPLPGLTARTSIGTNVVSSSYNGYYPSYLGRGGSAPPSLARAEARPSLLFNWVNTNTLTYTRSLAGKHNLLFLLGNETQKQGVEDTYVRGEKFSSDAAPYVGAAGLITAGSGGLSEWSLLSYFGRVTYDYAGRYLLTFNIRRDGSSRFGPNYKWGTFPSASAGWQVLDEPFMQSVKPVVSALKLRASYGLGGNNNIGNYAYQGLLSDQNYIFGAGLGELVTGLAPASLVNPDLRWETSRQGDVGIDAGFFNDRLQLTVDYYDKVTQDLLLNVNVPRITGYQRILTNIGRVRNWGWEFSLNSRNLKGGSGLEWTTNLNLSFNRNKVLALGATGDRILSGTSQIFESHVVEVGQPLGNFYGYQILGVFNTQEEINNHARWGSGPVTRPGDYKFQDTNGDGIINASDRTILGNAFPKLIYGLTNNFRYRGIELSVLIQGNYGNQVINGTSRFMATQRPGNNQYRRVIEGAWQSPENPGTGYARLGGSSNNIINMNSIWVEDGSFLRIRTVSLGYNLPTALLKPLGLRGGRVYALMQNPLMLSNYMGYNPDVSFSGRAVLNPGVDYGTYPLARATTFGLTVDF
- a CDS encoding RagB/SusD family nutrient uptake outer membrane protein, which gives rise to MKFIRFSSALLLLTLSGCSESFLDLQPNTQVSTNTFYQSASDFRTAVNAAYAALQADGLYGSVYIHFSEVPADNAGVQNPNGAGGIAQNEFDQFVVTPVNPSLLSFYSASYAAIQRCNIVLGRIEASAVTPALKNQFTGETRFIRGLMYFNLVRFFGGVPLVLNEINAAEEGYTYTRASADDVYKQVLADLTDAETKLPVSYTGADIGRATSGAAKALLGKVYLTQKNYAQAVVKLKEVIDLTGTGGRVYDLAPRYIDNFDPARSNNSGHKESLFEIQYKTGGIGEGSGYTNGSAPPNGPLTLTGVGNGNGQFIWPTVQVFNAFPRSDPRRSANLDSLIINGQLQRYVKKYLQPVYGSIPFNQADSDMNFPVLRFADVLLMYAEALNETNSGPNAVAYDAINRVRRRAHGVTTSAFDIPAGLNKAAFALAVENERRLELAFEGHRWPDLVRTDRAIPVMTALGFRVQPHQLIFPIPQAEIDINPGKMTQNPGY